In Holophagales bacterium, one DNA window encodes the following:
- a CDS encoding replication-associated recombination protein A, whose translation MRPTLFDDPSSPRHDAVRRDAPLAERMRPRTLDEVVGQQALVGPDGFLRRAIAEDRVPSIVFWGPPGCGKTTLARLIAETTRAEFVPFSAVTSGIKEIREVMTEAARRHRAHGARTLLFVDEIHRFNRAQQDAFLPFVERGEIVLVGATTENPSFELNAALLSRCRVVVLEPLDAEALAELVRRSLVDGERGVAVQGLELSEEAIAAIVQLASGDARKALNLLELLAAERRPEGAARITEVDVQAVAQRKVLLYDKAGEEHFNLISALHKSLRESDPDAALYWLARMLEAGEEPLYVTRRLVRFAAEDVGLADPRALTLAVTAWDVYERLGSPEGELAIAELAVYLALAPKSVSVYRAWGEVRRAVAERPAEPVPLAIRNAPTRLMKEVGYGRGYVYAPDTEGGIAGLECLPEALRGARFYVPSGKGEEERLGRRLEEFARRREEARQRGND comes from the coding sequence ATGCGACCGACCCTCTTCGACGACCCGAGCTCGCCTCGACATGACGCAGTGCGGCGCGACGCGCCGCTCGCCGAGCGGATGCGGCCGCGCACGCTCGACGAGGTGGTCGGCCAACAGGCGCTCGTCGGACCGGATGGGTTTCTGCGGCGCGCGATCGCCGAGGATCGTGTGCCGTCGATCGTCTTCTGGGGGCCGCCGGGGTGCGGCAAGACGACGCTGGCTCGACTCATCGCCGAGACGACCCGGGCCGAATTCGTGCCGTTCTCGGCGGTGACCTCGGGGATCAAGGAGATCCGCGAGGTGATGACCGAGGCGGCGCGGCGGCATCGCGCGCACGGTGCGCGAACCCTGCTCTTCGTCGACGAGATCCACCGGTTCAACCGGGCGCAACAGGATGCCTTCCTGCCGTTCGTCGAGCGTGGCGAGATCGTGCTGGTGGGGGCGACGACGGAAAACCCCTCCTTCGAGCTCAACGCGGCGCTGCTCTCGCGCTGCCGGGTCGTGGTGCTCGAGCCGCTCGACGCCGAAGCGCTCGCCGAGCTCGTGCGGCGGTCGCTCGTCGACGGCGAACGCGGCGTCGCCGTCCAGGGTCTCGAGCTGAGTGAGGAGGCGATCGCGGCGATCGTCCAGCTCGCCTCGGGCGATGCGCGCAAGGCGCTCAATCTGCTCGAGCTGCTCGCCGCGGAGAGACGGCCCGAAGGGGCGGCGCGCATTACCGAGGTCGACGTGCAGGCGGTGGCGCAGCGCAAGGTGCTGCTCTACGACAAGGCGGGAGAGGAACATTTCAACCTCATCTCGGCGCTGCACAAGTCGTTGCGTGAGAGCGATCCGGACGCGGCGCTCTACTGGCTGGCGCGGATGCTCGAGGCGGGCGAGGAGCCGCTTTACGTGACCCGCCGGCTGGTGCGCTTCGCGGCGGAGGACGTGGGACTTGCCGACCCGCGGGCGCTCACGCTGGCCGTGACCGCGTGGGACGTCTACGAGCGGCTGGGTTCGCCCGAGGGGGAGCTGGCGATCGCCGAGCTGGCGGTCTACCTGGCGCTTGCGCCGAAGAGCGTGTCGGTCTATCGCGCCTGGGGAGAGGTGCGACGAGCGGTGGCCGAACGCCCCGCCGAGCCGGTGCCGTTGGCGATCCGCAATGCGCCGACACGGCTGATGAAGGAGGTCGGCTACGGGCGCGGATACGTCTATGCACCGGACACCGAGGGGGGGATCGCGGGGTTGGAGTGCCTGCCGGAGGCGCTGCGGGGGGCGCGGTTCTACGTGCCGTCGGGCAAGGGCGAGGAGGAGCGGCTCGGTCGCCGGCTGGAGGAGTTCGCGCGGCGGCGGGAGGAGGCGCGGCAGCGCGGGAACGACTGA